GACCTCCGGCTCCAAGCCTTTTGCGATTCTGACTGGGGTTCGTGCACCGAAACTCGAAAATCCATCACTGGATATGTGACTTTTCTGGGCTCCTCCATCGTCTCCTGGAGATCCAAGAAACAGAACACCGTTTCTAGGTCCTCCTCGGAAGCCGAATACATGGCCATGGCGTCCACATCTTGCGAATTACACTGGCTCACCACCTTGTTGACAAACCTAAACGTCTTCATCAAATCGGCGGCACTCCTCTTCTGTGATAATGTCTCCGCCATGCACATCGCCCAAAACCCGGTCTTCCACGAAAGAACCAAACACATCGATATAGACTGTCACGTCGTGCGAGAACGAGTTCAGGCAGGTCTCGTCCGCCTCATGCCCATCTCCTTCGCCATGCAACTCGCGGACCTTTTCACCAAAGCCCAGCACTCTCCTAATCTTCGATTCTTGGTTAGCAAACTAGGCTTGTTGAACATCTACCAACCATAGTTTGAGGGAGGATAATAAGATCACCATTAAAGCCATGAAAGTTCATACAGAAATCAGAAAGGTTTTTGGGTTTGAGAGCTCATAGGAGAAACCGAAGAGGCGAAGGAGAAGAGTAAAGTACAAAGTCCAAGTCTTCAGAAGGTTTTATTTTTTCGGCCAAACCCTTTAGGTTTCCAAGGGCAAATGAGTCTTTCCACAAGGCCTAGGGGCACCTTTGTCCTTTCACTTATCCGGCAGGTTCTAGAAGGGGCACAGCCAGACAATGGTGCATCACCACACACCTAATCATCCCATCTTCAATCTCCACCATTAATTGTAAACCCTAGAATCAAAGGGTGATATTAAGCCATGTGTCCTAGCATTGCTTGATGAGCACACCTAAAAACAATATAAGTATGTAAATATCATGACTTTAATGTTAATGAGAATTAATGGTATTGCCCAATCATTGATTTTACCTCATTCACTTTTTgaataaataatgttaaagaagaaacatattttatagaaataagaatgataattttgtcaataataaataactacaaacaactgtttatgaaaagttCTAAAACGTTGCAGTTTCcaaagaaaatgctaaacgttgcggttatataaaccaaaccaaacgctatattttctacggtttggaatgaaacgctaaacgctcctccgaaaacctgaaacaaacacccctttATTAGACTAAATATTTTtgatcgtaaactaacaaagaaggctattctctagctaaactagaaggagttaatcccgggATTACAtactaaatccgtaggaaataATATATCCTCCATTGTTGAAAGTTGGAAACTTTAACAAAAACTTTAAAGGAGAAGATACaccttttttattgattaaaagaTGAATATCCTTACAATTAAGAGGCTTTATATAGCTCTCccaaattaaaagataaaagaCTAAAAGATCTAATTAGAGTTACAACTTACTAAAGAGAGATAATGATAGTTTGGTTTGGGAAAGGATGTCTAAATGACATTTGGGAAAATAAGCCCACATGGAAAACAGTAAATAAATGAGTGGCAAAATCGTAATTTCTAGAATAGGACACAAAATGAAAGCTTTGTCTCAAAACACATTTTTGGTGCAGGAATCACCCCACATGCCGCGCCACTTAACCCACACGATGTGTGGGTCAGTTTATGCCCGAAGACGCACGAATCTCATCCTTTCAAACCTTGTCGCAGCTTCGCTTGAACCAGAACACAttccacacgccgtgtgggaGGGTTGGCACGCCGTGTGGGTgcatttttgttcattttcctTGCATGTTCGTTCGTGCTTCATTCCTCCTTTGACTCCATCGCATGGACTCGAACTCTCGAATAAGATGCCTGCATCACAACCTTAATTGGTTGATGaggtaatattattaataataaatgaaAGGAATTAACATTTTAGATAAGATATTAGTAGAATAATACTCATTCCGACCTTTTGTATAAGtcattctaaattttttttcataaaaattaagtactataataaatataaaatcaaGAGCCTTTTCAGTTCAGTATGGTGCACTTGGTTACCTCAGCCTGACTTTCTTGGTTGGGTGGTTGGGGATGACCTACCGAGGTGAACCAGTGTTCAATGCCAAGTTCTGCGCGGAGGTGTGTGCTAAAGAATGGACTTTAGTCGACAGGATTAAAACCCCTTCCTTCAGGCTGGGTCAGCTTGTTGAGCGGACTGAACTATGAACTCTAGAGCCAAAACTCTAACTCCTTTAGTTGACTATCGGTCTATAGGCGAACTTCTGGGATGTCGTTGCCAAAGGGCGAAGGCCTTCTTTTTCCAATTCTAGCTCAAAGGTTGGGGCTTCGGGTATTGCCTATTAGTGCCATTAGTTGGAAATTGCATTTCATCTGGACATGAAATCGAAAGTGATATTTAAATAGATATTTATCGATGCATACTCATATTATCGATATGCCACAAGCTCAAGTCCCACAGCAGATTCTACAACCGAGTCTGATTAACTGACTTCACCCACCGCTTACGGCTattaatgaatttatattaattaactaaaatacattaaaaactaagacaaaaatttaatatttggctcgaaaaattacactaaaaaaCTACTTAGATGGGAAAAAAATCTAATGACTCATATAAAGGTGGACCTAATATTTTAggcattaattattttttaataaattattcaaaatattattaattaattaatatttacattaaagaataaattaggaaaatgaaaagaaaaagagaaaaatggaAATGGGAGTGGACTTTAGGACACGTGTGTTTCCTGAAAGTTTGGCTGATAAAAAGTGGATGAGTAGTTGTCTTCATATAACCACTATCCTATTCCTAACCTATGAATCATTTTCTCTGTCTTTCACACTCTCTCTTTAATCATCCTTCATTATTACATTTTCTATACGTGTCCCTTTTTCCTCTCTCTTTTTTCACTCTCATAAAGCTACCATTTTTCCgccttttttctctctctttgccCCTGAATCAAAGAGCGACGCGCATCCAAATATGTTTATGTTTTAACATCTTGggaattgaattgaattcaGGCTTACCCATCcctatttttttactttttcaggCTTCACCTCTCTTTGATTGAACTCTCTTCACTTTCAATTCAAACGGGTAAGCAAGCACTCTTCTGTTTTTCCCCCTTTTCTTTTTTAGTGTCTCAAGATCAGATTATGTTGGATTTATTTATTGTATTGATTGATGGTAACTAAATGAGACTCTTAATTTAAGAGAGGTTCAGATGGGTTGCCTTAGATCCAGGGAATTTCAAGTTTTTTAGGTGGATAAAGGTTTTACCTTTATAGGGTTTTCTTGTGATTAATTTGggggtttcaattcaattgcttttttttttaatctagcCTGTTTTCCATGATCCTTTTTGTTGCTTTTTGCTATTGGGTGGTTccttgttttttgtttttttcatgtGTGATTTATGTATTTAAGGGTAGGTAGTGGTGATAGGGTTTCAGTATCTTACTGGGAGAATTTGATAAGTTCTCGAGTTTTAAGGATAACTCAAAGACTTTTGAATTTCTGATAATTACAAGGTTAGATCTGTTTTCCCTCTCCAGATCTGATAACCTGTTTCCCTTCTCTTCTTTTGCTTTACAGCTTTACCCATATCTTTGACTTGACCTTGGAGGTATAGATTGCTTGTTTATTCTGTATATCTCCTGGCCCCTAACTAAGATGTCATAGGATGGAAGGGGATTTCGATTTCTCAGAAGCTGCAAGCTTCTTCCCAAGTTTATTAATAGGAGACGAAGAGGATGAAAATTGGTGGATGTTGTGAGAACAATTAGGGATTACTTACAGCTTTTGATTCGAGGCGGAGAGGGAGAGCAGAATTGATGGAAGAGATGTCCCCGGCTGTTGCAATGACGCTTAGTTTAGGTAATTCTATGTGTGATAATTCAGGGATTTCTTCCCATGTGGAAATCACTCGTTTAAAGCTCGTAACAGACACTGTTAGCTTGATATCTGATCCTGTTAAGGTGGTCTCCGATGAGATGATAACACCACGCAGCGAGAACTGCATTGATGCGAAAAATGAATTGCAGTTTCGAGATTGCAACTCTGAAGAAACTGATTTGTCAATGATGCCTCAGTTTGGAAACAGTTCGGTTCCTAATGATACTGTGATGCAGGAAAGCGATGAAGATGAAGTATTATCAGTTACCGAAGATGCCAATGGGATTACGGCTGAGGAATTGTTGGTGTTGGATGCAGGATCTGAAATAACCTTACCTAAGTCTGCTGAAATCAAAGATACTCAAATCATACCTAAGGCTATTATTGTGGAGTCATCGAATGAGATACAGGAGCCTACAGCTAAACTCCTTATTGCAGCAGTGAGCCAAAATGCTGATGATATCTCCGAAGGCTCTGATTTAAGGGCATCTGCAGTGGTTCTTAAGCTGCCCGGTGGTGAGAAGAATCCCACTAAAGGACCTATCCGGAGTGTGTTTGAGCTAGATTGCGTACCTCTATGGGGTTCTGTATCTATTTGTGGAAGAAGACCGGAAATGGAAGATGCTGTTGCAGCTGTTCCTCGGTTCACAAAGATTCCTATCAAAATGCTTATTGGTGGTCGTGCTGTTGATAAGTTCAATGAGAATTTGACCCATCTAACGACTCACTTTTTTGGTGTTTATGATGGCCATGGGGGTGCTCAGGTACATCTACATAGCTAGATACTCTTTTTTTTGTTATTCTTCTAATATAGGATATACTGTGTCTGCAAGCAAAAACAATTGCAAATTTGTAATGCATGAAAGCGCGTTACAGAACTGTTAAAATGTGAAAGAATTATGAGTCGGCGGTTTGTAACAAGTTCTTCTGATAAATGTAACCTGATGATTTGCATATGGACTGTTTCTAGCTTAGTCGTTGAGTCGTATCGTAGAGTACAATAAGCAAATCTTATTGGCAGCAATATGCTACCAATCTAGGGAAAGTCATGACTTTGTGTTTATGTATTCAAATAGCGAATACTCGGACTTGTTTTGACATGTAAGCATAATTTGGAGGGATCTGACGCAGGTTGCTAACTACTGCCGTGAGCGAATCCATGTAGCCATGGCTGAAGAGATTGGAAATGTTAAAAACGTGGAGGGAAATCAGCAATTACAGTGGGAGATGGCTTTTACTAATTGCTTTTTGAAGGTTGATAATGAGGTCGGAGGAAAAGGTACCAGAACCAACGTCGAAAACGACGGAGATGCTTCCGATACTGCTTTTGAGCCACTTGCACCAGAAACAGTTGGATCTACAGCTGTGGTTGCATTGGTATGCTCATCGCATATTATAGTTGCAAATTGCGGTGATTCAAGGGCAGTTCTTTATCGTGGAAAGGAACCAATGCCATTGTCAGTTGATCATAAGGTATAGCATGCGTTTTTTCGTATTTGTCTACAATTTGtaccatttctttttcttttgttttatattttgttgCATTCCAGCCAAACCGGGAGGACGAGTATGCTAGGATTGAGGCATCTGGAGGCAAAGTCATCCAGTGGAACGGACATCGTGTTTTTGGTGTTCTTGCTATGTCAAGATCCATCGGTAGGTGTCCTCTGTTCGCTCAGATGGGGTTACCCTATCGGTAGAGTGTTTTTCAATTTCATGATCTTAGTTTGTTGAATCAAAGCAAATCTTAATGTTCTACACTAAGACAACCTTATTTAGGTATCAATCAATAAAGGTGTCGATCCTTGATTTCGTTTTTAACTCTGGCTTCATCGAATCTTACAGGTGATAGAtacttgaagccatggattatTCCAGAACCAGAAGTGATGTTTATTCCTCGTGCTAGAGATGACGAATGCCTTATTTTAGCAACTGATGGATTGTGGGATGTGATGACAAATGAAGAGGCCTGCGAAGTAGCTCGAAAGCGGATTTTGCTTTGGCACAAAAAGTATGGGGTAACTACTACTACAGCCGAAAGGGGCAACGGAATTGATCCTGCTTCTCAAGCAGCAGCCGATTACCTTTCGATTCTCGCGCAACAAAAGGGAAGCAAGGATAACATCTCAGTGATTGTAGTGGACTTGAAAGCTCAAAGGAAGTTCAAGAGCAAATCTTAAGTAATCTAAGGTTCACTAATCATCTAGCTCAAGTCTTATACTACACCTATATATTAGAGCAAGTACATCTAATCAATACATAGTTTGGTCCATTCCTTTTTCTCATGGGCTTAATGTGTGTAACTACAAGAAAGAAAACTAGTGTGTACTTATAGCAAGTTCCAAGTGTAACCGAATCCGAATGCAATATTGCTTATGTTTTCTGATATTGCCAAAACTATCATGgttatgtgaatttcagatgtTGCAGGTATTACAGTGTTTAATTTCCTAGATTGCCCCCTTGCCTTGCCTCTCTCGTTTGAGATTGCGCTCTCGAGGTTGTGATTCTCTTGTGTGTAAGCATAGGGGAATCATGTAAGATTCTTTGTGTAGGCAAGGGGCCTTATTTGGGAGATTGAGTCACTTAAAGTTGTGTCGGACCAAGTTTGAACTGAGCAATCAGATTCACCTACCGAAAGGAGGAGTCGGGGATGTGAAAGATGCTGAATGTGAATCAGGTAACCCTTGGCTGTAGCCTAGAAGAATCTCAGTAAATGTGGCAATGTTACTGGAAATTTtgggacttttttttttttgtttgttttgaatCTTCAATTGATTCATTTGTATTCTATATTAACAAAAGATTGTTCATATTCTGCTGTTACTGGacctttttaattatatttgttcAATGATATTCAGAATTGTGATTAACAAAGTATATGGATGAATTACATTACAAACAAAAGTTAGTTTTATGTTACTTCTCAATCCTATATGTAAAATGATCTCTCTTTTCCTGTGAGAATAATCTTGTTCAATGGATAGTCTTGTTGAGCTGTGATGGCAGAAAGGATTCCTCTTTGTTGCATAGGCTTGTTGAGTGTTGACTTTTGTTTCCAATATtggaattttttgttttttatatataatttctcGGTCACAATGTGTATATGAAGATTTCAATAttgaacattttttttatcagaatATTGAACATTAACTGTACTTGTTGTTGCAAAATATGAACTTAAATGAATCATTTCTCAATGCGTGCATTATGATTTCAATATTGGACATTTTCTGCACTCGTTTGTTGTACCAAATATGAACACCGCTTTTAGGACAAAATGGTTTTTATGCAATAGAGAGCTCACCAGCAGGAGAAAATTAGGGTAAAATGTATCTACAAGCTTCCAACTT
The window above is part of the Euphorbia lathyris chromosome 3, ddEupLath1.1, whole genome shotgun sequence genome. Proteins encoded here:
- the LOC136222982 gene encoding protein phosphatase 2C 16; amino-acid sequence: MEEMSPAVAMTLSLGNSMCDNSGISSHVEITRLKLVTDTVSLISDPVKVVSDEMITPRSENCIDAKNELQFRDCNSEETDLSMMPQFGNSSVPNDTVMQESDEDEVLSVTEDANGITAEELLVLDAGSEITLPKSAEIKDTQIIPKAIIVESSNEIQEPTAKLLIAAVSQNADDISEGSDLRASAVVLKLPGGEKNPTKGPIRSVFELDCVPLWGSVSICGRRPEMEDAVAAVPRFTKIPIKMLIGGRAVDKFNENLTHLTTHFFGVYDGHGGAQVANYCRERIHVAMAEEIGNVKNVEGNQQLQWEMAFTNCFLKVDNEVGGKGTRTNVENDGDASDTAFEPLAPETVGSTAVVALVCSSHIIVANCGDSRAVLYRGKEPMPLSVDHKPNREDEYARIEASGGKVIQWNGHRVFGVLAMSRSIGDRYLKPWIIPEPEVMFIPRARDDECLILATDGLWDVMTNEEACEVARKRILLWHKKYGVTTTTAERGNGIDPASQAAADYLSILAQQKGSKDNISVIVVDLKAQRKFKSKS